A window of the Cannabis sativa cultivar Pink pepper isolate KNU-18-1 chromosome X, ASM2916894v1, whole genome shotgun sequence genome harbors these coding sequences:
- the LOC115713143 gene encoding uncharacterized protein LOC115713143 produces the protein MLPPRFSSIFSGSGGGEGGASARASKSSAAQVLPTLKLQTDKEVYGPGDPVVVTIEIGNPSVNGDSALSLLVDRLSFEIKGIEKLDTQWFATQKPVPGSKQRRGEYVFAEGLTTALVSSQIVSAGTTKSYVVRTLLPNIIPPSYKGATIRYLYYVRSTICGQWLILENPHSRGESVKDITELEARVPLQVRVTQKNNGLPIEEGQGDGIVPSTTVQMDLYWKDVDGDSDWVRANDIYDGVEEGYESSKDEISSVSSYNPTKDGINRTFGSSFSLQSYAARLSFKDSGYLEGDRTSLSSNLAVPRLSAAEVMYDSGNDLLSPKSSSLVSPSQQQKLTRSLSADDDTGASSSPAARAVEPLASEGFIRGRSYNIRMDDRVMLRFSPKNSDSIYYFSDMIGGTLTFFHEEGARRCLEVSITLETSETIGRRHVHPSRRNSPTITKVQSDHYEVVADLVQTSFLFSIPMDGPMSFSTPHVSVQWVLRFEFFTTPKNIDWTRYEHPLLVEGRDKSEWVLPITVHAPPPVASAPHNRNDKLFSLEPMWVHN, from the exons ATGTTGCCGCCTAGGTTTTCCTCCATTTTCAGCGGAAGTGGTGGTGGAGAAGGAGGAGCCAGCGCCAGAGCTTCGAAGAGCAGCGCGGCCCAGGTTTTGCCCACTCTGAAACTTCAAACTGATAAGGAAGTGTATGGCCCTGGAGATCCCGTGGTCGTCACCATCGAGATCGGGAATCCTTCCGTCAATGGTGATTCGGCCTTGTCGCTTTTGGTCGACCGTTTAAGCTTTGAGATCAAAGGCATTGAGAAGCTGGATACGCAGTGGTTTGCCACGCAGAAGCCTGTTCCGGGATCCAAACAGAGAAGAG GTGAATATGTCTTCGCTGAGGGATTGACCACTGCATTGGTTTCTAGTCAGATCGTTTCAGCTGGTACAACTAAATCAT ATGTAGTGAGAACATTGCTACCAAATATTATTCCACCTTCATACAAGGGTGCTACAATTCGCTACTTGTATTATGTTAGGAGTACAATATGTGGGCAATGGTTGATATTGGAAAATCCTCATTCTCGTGGAGAGTCAGTAAAAGATATTACTGAATTG GAAGCTCGTGTTCCATTACAAGTACGTGTCACTCAGAAAAACAATGGCTTGCCAATAGAGGAAGGTCAAGGTGAtg GGATTGTTCCTTCGACAACTGTCCAAATGGATTTATATTGGAAAGACGTAGATGGAGATTCTGACTGG GTTAGAGCAAATGATATTTATGATGGTGTTGAAGAAGGATATGAAAGCTCCAAGGATGAGATATCTTCTGTTTCTTCGTACAATCCTACAAAAGATGGTATCAATAGAACCTTTGGAAGTTCTTTTTCATTGCAATCATATGCAGCAAGGTTGTCCTTTAAAGATAGTGGATATCTTGAAGGAGATCGTACAAGTTTGTCTTCAAATCTTGCAGTTCCTCGGCTCTCTGCGGCTGAAGTCATGTATGATTCTGGGAATG ATTTGTTATCCCCAAAGTCATCTTCCCTTGTCTCTCCAAGCCAGCAGCAGAAGCTGACGAGGTCACTTTCTGCAGATGACGACACGGGGGCATCTTCATCACCAGCTGCCAGAGCTGTTGAGCCTCTAGCAT CAGAAGGCTTTATTCGAGGAAGATCCTATAACATCCGGATGGACGACCGTGTTATGCTTAGATTTTCCCCTAAGAATTCTGActcaatttattattttagtgatATG ATTGGTGGAACCCTTACTTTCTTCCATGAAGAAGGAGCTAGAAGATGCCTTGAG GTTTCAATAACATTGGAGACTTCAGAGACCATAGGTCGAAGACATGTTCATCCTTCTCGAAGGAATTCCCCAACAATTACAAAG GTTCAGAGCGATCATTACGAGGTGGTTGCCGATTTGGTGCAAACAAGCTTTCTCTTCTCCATTCCCATGGATGGGCCTATGTCTTTTTCCACTCCCCATGTTTCTGTGCAATGGGTCCTTAGATTTGAATTCTTTACCACCCCAAAAAATATAGATTGGACCAG ATACGAACATCCTCTTCTTGTAGAGGGTAGAGACAAAAGTGAGTGGGTTCTTCCCATTACAGTACATGCACCTCCACCAGTGGCCTCCGCTCCTCATAACCGAAATGACAAGCTTTTCTCCTT